A genomic window from Klebsiella quasipneumoniae subsp. quasipneumoniae includes:
- a CDS encoding sucrose-6-phosphate hydrolase: protein MSLPSRLPAILQAVMQGQPQALADSHYPQWHLAPVSGLLNDPNGFCQVAGRYHLFYQWNPLACDHTYKCWGHWSSADLLHWRHEPIALMPDEEYDRNGCYSGSAVEFEGALTLCYTGNVKFPDGGRTAWQCLATENADGTFRKLGPVLPLPEGYTGHVRDPKVWRQDGRWYMVLGAQDVQQRGKVLLFTASDLRDWRLVGEIAGHDVNGLANGGYMWECPDLFPLADTHLLICCPQGLAREAQRFLNTYPAVWMAGRFDAERGAFDHGPLHELDSGFEFYAPQTMLAEDGRRLLVGWMGVPDGEEMHQPTRAQGWIHQMTCVRELEWQAGTLYQRPLRELAALRGEAEGWRGQTLPLAPMELAFDIAPNSTLGLDFAGALQLTVNRDGLRLSRRGLQTAEMHHRYWRGEARRLQIFIDRSSVEIFINDGEGVMSSRFFPGYPGQLIFSGATPVAFCRWLLRPCMVE from the coding sequence ATGTCATTACCGTCACGCCTGCCTGCGATCCTGCAGGCCGTTATGCAGGGCCAGCCGCAGGCGCTGGCCGACAGCCATTACCCGCAATGGCATCTGGCGCCGGTCAGCGGACTGCTGAACGATCCCAACGGCTTTTGCCAGGTCGCCGGGCGTTACCACCTGTTTTATCAGTGGAACCCGCTCGCCTGCGACCACACCTACAAGTGCTGGGGACACTGGAGCTCAGCCGATCTGCTGCACTGGCGGCATGAACCTATCGCCCTGATGCCGGATGAAGAGTATGACCGCAACGGCTGCTACTCCGGCAGCGCGGTCGAGTTCGAGGGCGCCCTGACCCTGTGCTATACCGGCAACGTGAAATTCCCCGACGGCGGGCGCACCGCCTGGCAATGTCTGGCGACGGAAAATGCCGATGGCACCTTCCGCAAGCTGGGGCCGGTGCTGCCGCTGCCGGAAGGCTATACCGGCCATGTGCGCGACCCTAAGGTGTGGCGACAGGACGGGCGCTGGTACATGGTCCTCGGGGCGCAGGATGTGCAACAGCGCGGCAAAGTGCTGCTGTTTACCGCCAGCGACCTGCGGGATTGGCGCCTGGTGGGCGAGATAGCCGGGCATGACGTTAACGGCCTGGCGAACGGCGGCTACATGTGGGAGTGCCCGGACCTGTTTCCGCTGGCGGACACCCACCTGCTGATCTGCTGCCCGCAGGGGCTGGCCCGCGAAGCGCAGCGCTTTCTCAATACCTATCCGGCGGTGTGGATGGCAGGCCGTTTCGACGCCGAACGCGGCGCCTTCGACCATGGTCCGCTGCACGAGCTGGACAGCGGATTTGAGTTCTACGCGCCGCAAACCATGCTGGCCGAGGATGGCCGCCGCCTGCTGGTCGGCTGGATGGGCGTCCCGGACGGGGAAGAGATGCATCAACCCACCCGCGCGCAGGGGTGGATCCACCAGATGACCTGCGTGCGCGAGCTGGAGTGGCAGGCGGGCACCCTGTATCAGCGCCCGCTGCGCGAGCTGGCCGCCCTGCGCGGCGAAGCCGAGGGCTGGCGCGGACAGACCCTGCCCCTCGCCCCGATGGAGCTGGCCTTTGACATCGCCCCCAACAGCACGCTGGGGCTGGATTTTGCCGGCGCCCTGCAGCTCACCGTCAACCGCGACGGCCTGCGTCTGTCGCGCCGCGGGCTGCAGACGGCGGAGATGCATCACCGCTACTGGCGCGGCGAGGCGCGGCGCCTGCAGATCTTTATCGACCGCTCCAGCGTGGAGATTTTCATCAACGATGGCGAAGGGGTGATGAGCAGCCGCTTCTTCCCGGGCTATCCGGGGCAGTTAATCTTCAGCGGTGCGACGCCGGTGGCATTCTGCCGCTGGCTGCTGCGGCCATGCATGGTAGAATAA
- a CDS encoding LacI family DNA-binding transcriptional regulator, with translation MLMKTKRVTIKDIAELAGVSKATASLVLNGRGKELRVAQETRERVLAIAREQHYQPSIHARSLRDNRSHTIGLVVPEITNYGFAVFSHELETLCREAGVQLLISCTDENPGQESVVVNNMIARQVDGLIVASCMHSDADYLKLSEQLPVVLFDRSPSDSALPLVMTDSVTPTAELISRIAPQHADEFWFLGGQPRLSPSRDRLAGFTQGLAQAGVTLRPEWVINGNYHPSSGYEMFAALCARLGRPPKALFTAACGLLEGVLRYMSQHHLLDSNIHLASFDDHYLYDSLSLRIDTVQQDNRQLAWHCYDLLSQLIDGQAPEPLQRYLPATLQFRHA, from the coding sequence GTGCTGATGAAAACCAAACGCGTAACTATCAAAGATATCGCCGAACTGGCGGGCGTCTCCAAAGCGACCGCCAGTCTGGTGCTTAACGGTCGTGGCAAAGAGCTGCGCGTGGCGCAGGAGACGCGCGAGCGCGTGCTGGCGATCGCCCGCGAGCAGCACTATCAACCCAGCATTCACGCGCGCTCGCTGCGCGATAACCGCAGCCATACCATTGGCCTGGTGGTGCCGGAGATCACCAACTACGGGTTTGCCGTTTTCTCCCATGAGCTTGAGACGCTCTGCCGGGAAGCCGGCGTGCAGCTGCTTATCTCCTGCACCGACGAAAACCCCGGCCAGGAGAGCGTGGTGGTCAATAACATGATTGCTCGCCAGGTCGACGGCCTGATCGTCGCCTCGTGCATGCACAGCGATGCCGACTACCTGAAGCTCAGCGAACAGCTGCCGGTGGTGCTGTTTGACCGCTCCCCCAGCGACAGCGCCCTGCCGCTGGTGATGACCGACTCGGTCACCCCAACGGCTGAGCTAATCTCCCGCATCGCCCCTCAGCATGCGGATGAGTTCTGGTTCCTCGGCGGCCAGCCGCGGCTATCGCCATCGCGCGACCGGCTGGCGGGATTCACCCAGGGCCTGGCTCAGGCGGGGGTCACGCTGCGTCCCGAGTGGGTGATCAACGGCAACTATCACCCCAGCTCCGGCTATGAGATGTTCGCCGCGCTCTGCGCGCGGCTGGGCCGGCCGCCGAAGGCGCTGTTCACCGCGGCCTGCGGCCTGCTCGAAGGGGTCCTGCGCTATATGAGCCAGCATCATCTGCTGGACTCCAATATTCATCTCGCCAGCTTCGACGATCACTATCTGTACGATTCACTTTCCCTGCGCATTGATACCGTGCAACAGGATAATCGCCAGCTGGCCTGGCACTGCTACGATCTGCTCAGCCAGCTGATCGACGGCCAGGCGCCGGAGCCGCTCCAGCGCTATCTGCCCGCCACCCTGCAGTTTCGCCATGCCTGA
- a CDS encoding ABC transporter permease — MKLTAAPASEGSSFFANLRHKMPKDTGIFVVMLVIALTFEIAGWYVRDQSFLLNTNRLVLIVLQVAIIGIIAVGVTQVIITTGIDLSSGSVIALAAVVAASLAQTSDSLSPMFPALVNLPAVIPICAGIGVGLLCGLTNGFLVTRTGIPPFIATLGMMVSARGLAQYYTQGNPISFLSDSFTAIGQGAMPVIIFFVIAAVFHIALKHTRYGKYVYAIGGNMTSAKVSGINVNKYLVIVYTIAGALSGLAGVVLAARVSSGQSSMGMSYELDAIAAAVIGGSSLMGGVGRITGTLIGAMILGLIKSGFTFVGVDAYVQDIIKGIIIVAAVTIDMRRNRKKH; from the coding sequence ATGAAATTAACGGCGGCTCCGGCCAGCGAGGGTTCCTCCTTCTTCGCTAATTTGCGGCATAAAATGCCGAAAGATACCGGCATCTTTGTGGTGATGCTGGTGATTGCCCTGACATTTGAAATCGCCGGCTGGTATGTTCGCGACCAGTCGTTCCTGCTCAATACCAACCGCCTGGTGCTGATTGTGCTGCAGGTGGCGATCATCGGCATCATCGCCGTCGGCGTCACCCAGGTGATCATCACCACCGGGATTGACCTCTCCTCCGGCTCGGTTATCGCCCTCGCGGCGGTGGTGGCGGCGAGCCTGGCGCAAACCTCCGACAGCCTGTCGCCGATGTTCCCGGCGCTGGTCAACCTGCCGGCGGTGATCCCGATTTGCGCGGGGATCGGCGTCGGCCTGCTGTGCGGGCTGACCAACGGTTTCCTGGTGACGCGAACCGGTATCCCGCCGTTTATCGCCACCCTCGGGATGATGGTCTCGGCGCGCGGTCTGGCGCAGTATTACACTCAGGGCAACCCGATAAGCTTCCTCTCCGACAGCTTTACGGCGATAGGCCAGGGGGCGATGCCGGTGATCATCTTCTTCGTGATCGCCGCGGTGTTTCACATTGCGCTGAAGCATACCCGGTATGGCAAATATGTGTATGCCATCGGCGGCAACATGACCTCGGCCAAAGTGTCCGGCATCAACGTGAATAAGTACCTGGTGATTGTCTACACCATCGCCGGGGCGCTCTCCGGGCTGGCGGGGGTGGTGCTGGCGGCGCGCGTCAGCAGCGGCCAGTCCAGCATGGGGATGTCCTACGAGCTGGACGCGATTGCCGCAGCGGTGATCGGCGGCAGCAGCTTAATGGGCGGGGTGGGGCGCATTACCGGCACCCTGATTGGCGCGATGATCCTTGGCCTGATCAAGAGCGGATTTACCTTTGTCGGCGTCGATGCCTACGTGCAGGATATTATTAAAGGGATCATTATCGTCGCGGCGGTGACCATCGACATGCGCCGTAACCGGAAAAAACACTAA
- a CDS encoding sugar ABC transporter ATP-binding protein produces MNAFALEAEGISKFFPGVKALDNVSLRVRPGTVHALMGENGAGKSTLMKCLIGIYRPDKGSIRVKGEPVEFTDTMDALRSGISMIHQELNLVPHMTVAENIWLGREPMKYGFVDHGQLTRQTQALLDKLNIRLTADRLVGDLSIAAQQMVEIAKAVSWNADIVIMDEPTSALTEGEVAHLFTIIRDLRAQGKAIIYISHKMDEIFAITDEISVFRDGTWVGSKNTTEFTRQSLITQMVGRELTQLFPKFNNTIGEEVLTVRNLTRQGVFHDVSFTVRRGEILGVAGLVGAGRSEVMESLFGMERFDSGEVLIDGAPVTIDSPSVAIEKGMALLTEDRKKSGLFLVLSVLENMSIVKMPEYIGKSGFVQHVKMAEDCMEQIRRLNIKTPTMDQIINNLSGGNQQKVLIARWLLAQPKILILDEPTRGIDVGAKAEIYHLISELANRGVAVIMVSSELPEILGMSDRVMVMHEGRITGILEKDEADQETILSLASH; encoded by the coding sequence ATGAACGCTTTTGCCCTTGAAGCCGAAGGTATCAGTAAGTTCTTCCCCGGCGTGAAGGCGCTCGACAATGTCTCATTACGCGTGCGCCCGGGAACGGTGCACGCCCTGATGGGCGAGAACGGCGCCGGTAAATCCACGCTAATGAAGTGCCTGATCGGTATCTATCGCCCGGATAAAGGATCGATTCGCGTGAAAGGTGAGCCGGTGGAATTTACCGACACCATGGATGCGCTGCGCTCGGGGATCTCGATGATTCACCAGGAGCTGAATCTGGTGCCGCATATGACGGTGGCGGAGAATATCTGGCTGGGGCGCGAGCCGATGAAGTACGGCTTTGTCGACCACGGCCAGCTGACCCGCCAGACCCAGGCGCTGCTGGATAAGCTGAATATTCGCTTAACTGCCGACCGGCTGGTGGGCGACCTGAGCATCGCCGCCCAGCAGATGGTGGAGATTGCCAAAGCGGTCTCATGGAACGCGGATATTGTGATCATGGATGAGCCCACTTCGGCGCTGACCGAAGGCGAGGTGGCTCACCTGTTCACCATCATCCGCGACCTGCGGGCCCAGGGCAAAGCGATCATCTATATCAGCCATAAAATGGATGAGATCTTCGCCATCACCGATGAGATCAGCGTCTTTCGCGACGGCACCTGGGTGGGGAGCAAAAACACCACCGAATTTACCCGCCAGTCGCTAATCACCCAGATGGTCGGCCGCGAATTAACCCAGCTGTTCCCGAAATTTAATAACACCATCGGCGAAGAGGTGCTGACGGTGCGCAACCTGACGCGCCAGGGCGTGTTCCATGACGTCAGCTTTACCGTGCGTCGCGGCGAGATCCTCGGCGTGGCCGGGCTGGTGGGCGCCGGGCGCAGCGAGGTGATGGAAAGCCTGTTCGGTATGGAACGCTTCGACAGCGGCGAAGTGCTGATCGACGGGGCGCCGGTGACCATTGATTCTCCCTCCGTGGCGATTGAAAAGGGGATGGCGTTATTAACCGAAGACCGCAAAAAGTCGGGCCTGTTTCTGGTGCTGTCGGTGCTGGAAAATATGAGTATCGTCAAAATGCCGGAATATATCGGCAAGAGCGGTTTTGTCCAGCACGTGAAAATGGCCGAAGACTGCATGGAGCAAATCCGCCGGCTCAATATTAAAACGCCGACGATGGATCAAATTATTAATAACCTCAGCGGGGGGAATCAGCAAAAAGTCCTGATTGCGCGCTGGCTGTTAGCGCAACCGAAAATCTTAATTCTCGATGAGCCGACCCGCGGCATCGACGTCGGGGCGAAGGCGGAAATTTATCATCTTATCAGTGAACTGGCGAACCGGGGGGTGGCGGTCATTATGGTCTCCTCTGAGCTGCCGGAAATCCTTGGCATGAGTGACCGGGTCATGGTGATGCATGAAGGTCGTATCACCGGCATCCTGGAAAAAGACGAAGCCGACCAGGAAACCATTTTGTCGTTGGCATCCCATTGA
- a CDS encoding sugar ABC transporter substrate-binding protein: MNIKKTIVASLLACMLPAVVMAKDVSIGVSMALFDDNFLTILRTSMQKEMKKDGVKSQIEDAKGDVSQQLQQVQNFIGQGVDAIIVNPVDTNAVKPIMDQATKAGIPLVFVNRRPQAELTDKMAYVGSDSILAGRLQMEALAKAMNGKGNVAILLGDLANESTRDRTKGVEEVVAKYPNIKIVQKQTAKFTRNDAVDVVSNWMTSGEDIQAIASNNDEMAIGALQALGKNPNHILIAGVDGTPDALQMLKSGKMIATIFQDAKGQGEGAVDAAIKLANGEKVEKIIDVPYQLITKENMAEFTNRNQK; the protein is encoded by the coding sequence ATGAATATTAAGAAAACGATTGTTGCCTCTTTGTTAGCCTGCATGCTGCCTGCGGTGGTTATGGCAAAAGATGTCTCCATTGGCGTCTCGATGGCGCTGTTTGACGATAACTTCCTGACGATCCTGCGTACCTCGATGCAAAAAGAGATGAAAAAAGATGGGGTGAAATCGCAGATCGAGGACGCGAAAGGGGATGTCTCCCAGCAGCTGCAGCAGGTGCAGAACTTTATCGGCCAGGGCGTGGACGCCATTATCGTCAACCCGGTGGATACCAACGCGGTGAAACCGATCATGGATCAGGCCACCAAAGCCGGGATCCCACTGGTGTTTGTAAACCGTCGCCCGCAGGCGGAGCTGACCGACAAGATGGCCTATGTGGGGTCGGACTCGATTCTCGCCGGCCGTCTGCAGATGGAAGCGCTGGCGAAAGCGATGAACGGCAAAGGCAATGTGGCGATCCTGCTCGGCGACCTGGCGAATGAATCCACTCGCGACCGCACCAAAGGGGTGGAAGAGGTCGTGGCGAAATACCCGAACATCAAAATCGTGCAGAAGCAGACCGCGAAATTTACCCGCAATGACGCCGTGGACGTGGTCAGCAACTGGATGACCAGCGGCGAGGATATCCAGGCCATCGCCTCCAACAACGATGAAATGGCGATCGGCGCCCTGCAGGCGCTGGGTAAAAACCCGAACCATATTCTCATCGCCGGCGTGGATGGCACCCCGGATGCGCTGCAGATGCTGAAGAGCGGCAAGATGATCGCCACCATCTTCCAGGATGCGAAAGGCCAGGGCGAGGGCGCCGTAGACGCGGCCATTAAGCTGGCGAACGGCGAGAAAGTGGAAAAGATCATCGACGTGCCGTATCAGCTGATCACCAAAGAGAACATGGCTGAATTTACCAATCGTAATCAGAAATAA
- a CDS encoding LacI family DNA-binding transcriptional regulator, which produces MKNMSLAMLARQIGVGVATVDRVLNERGGVSPQTTRKVLQAAREAGLKRILPEEHRFPWQIELFLSSNDSFFFPQLAQDFAAVADSLGYRRLTLHRTFVPESQPATLARRIMRSGQQRQGIIVFGNDHPVVHDALRRCREAGVPVITLATDLPGADRLCHVGINQLQAGRTAGLMMGRMTPRPGEVLMVSGREDYSAHRLRIQGFREVLSQRFPHLQLNEVLAGEERREQITRLLEQALCRSRHIVGIYNTGLGNTQIAEALARHRREGDVCWITHERYNTTRQQLARGSLALTLDQNTRQHAQLAIDLMLRHLESGYQPQTYADGKVDFILYSAENVD; this is translated from the coding sequence ATGAAAAACATGTCACTGGCGATGCTGGCCAGACAGATTGGCGTCGGCGTGGCCACCGTTGACCGGGTGCTGAACGAACGCGGCGGCGTATCGCCGCAGACCACGCGCAAAGTGCTGCAGGCGGCGCGGGAGGCGGGGCTGAAGCGGATCCTGCCGGAGGAGCACCGCTTTCCCTGGCAGATTGAGCTCTTTCTCAGCAGCAATGACTCTTTCTTTTTTCCGCAGCTGGCGCAGGATTTCGCCGCCGTCGCGGATAGCCTCGGCTATCGTCGTCTGACCCTGCACCGCACCTTTGTCCCGGAGTCGCAGCCGGCGACCCTGGCCCGGCGCATTATGCGCAGCGGCCAGCAGCGTCAGGGGATCATCGTTTTCGGCAATGACCATCCTGTGGTGCATGACGCGCTGCGACGCTGTCGGGAAGCGGGCGTCCCCGTCATTACCCTGGCGACAGATCTGCCCGGCGCCGACCGGCTCTGCCACGTCGGGATCAATCAGTTGCAGGCTGGCCGCACGGCGGGGTTAATGATGGGGAGAATGACGCCGCGGCCCGGGGAGGTGCTGATGGTGAGCGGCCGGGAGGATTACAGCGCGCATCGCCTGCGCATCCAGGGGTTCCGCGAGGTGCTGAGCCAGCGCTTTCCCCATCTGCAGCTCAACGAGGTGCTGGCGGGCGAAGAGCGGCGGGAGCAGATCACCCGCCTGCTGGAGCAGGCCCTGTGCCGCAGCCGGCATATTGTCGGGATCTATAACACCGGACTTGGCAATACTCAGATTGCCGAGGCGCTGGCTCGCCACCGCCGCGAAGGCGACGTCTGCTGGATCACCCATGAGCGCTACAATACCACCCGCCAGCAGCTGGCCAGGGGCAGCCTGGCGTTAACGCTCGATCAGAACACCCGCCAGCACGCCCAGCTGGCGATCGACCTGATGCTGCGCCATCTGGAGTCCGGCTATCAGCCGCAAACCTATGCCGACGGGAAAGTCGACTTTATCCTCTACAGCGCCGAGAACGTCGACTAA
- a CDS encoding Gfo/Idh/MocA family oxidoreductase, translating into MKCKRFALVGSGFIGQVHAASLARHDGSELTMVADAAPERAQALAARYGARAVTVSEALRSDAIDAVLIASSTPSHAELLEAAARAGKAVYCEKPIDLSLARAREVVERVLPLKVPVTVGFNRRFDSSHQQLRRQLEQGAIGRVELVQMVCRASSMPPLDYLRSSGGQMRDQAIHFFDLLRFLTGDEVHTVAAMGAALALPEIAEFGDVDTSILMMQMRGGALAQLDNTRRTGHGYDERITLLGAEGALESGSQSPAGPTLWRGNQRIEPGLWPDWFSRVQGSYYQHLDAFIRSLNGETVADLPGLVDGLQAQAIAEAAVQSLQRGQFVAVDDCR; encoded by the coding sequence ATGAAGTGCAAACGTTTTGCCCTGGTAGGCAGTGGTTTTATCGGTCAGGTTCATGCCGCCAGCCTCGCCCGTCACGACGGGAGCGAGTTGACGATGGTGGCCGATGCCGCGCCGGAGCGCGCCCAGGCGCTGGCCGCCCGCTATGGCGCCCGGGCGGTGACGGTGAGCGAGGCTCTCCGTAGCGACGCCATCGACGCTGTGCTGATCGCCAGCTCGACCCCGTCGCATGCCGAACTGCTGGAAGCCGCCGCCCGGGCGGGCAAGGCGGTCTATTGCGAAAAACCGATCGACCTTTCCCTGGCGCGCGCCCGCGAGGTGGTGGAGCGGGTGCTTCCCCTTAAGGTGCCGGTCACCGTCGGCTTTAACCGGCGCTTTGACAGCAGCCATCAGCAGTTGCGCCGCCAGCTGGAGCAGGGAGCGATCGGCAGGGTCGAGCTGGTGCAGATGGTCTGTCGCGCCTCCAGCATGCCGCCGCTCGACTATCTGCGCAGCTCCGGCGGTCAGATGCGCGATCAGGCGATCCATTTCTTCGATCTTCTGCGCTTTCTCACCGGCGATGAAGTGCATACCGTAGCGGCGATGGGCGCGGCGCTGGCCCTGCCGGAAATCGCCGAATTTGGCGATGTCGACACCTCCATCCTGATGATGCAGATGCGCGGCGGCGCGCTGGCGCAGCTGGACAACACCCGCCGCACCGGCCACGGGTATGATGAAAGGATCACCCTGCTGGGGGCAGAGGGCGCGCTGGAGTCCGGCAGCCAGTCGCCGGCGGGCCCTACCCTGTGGCGCGGCAATCAGCGCATTGAGCCAGGCCTGTGGCCGGACTGGTTCAGCCGGGTGCAAGGATCTTATTACCAGCATCTCGACGCCTTTATCCGCTCTCTGAATGGTGAAACCGTGGCCGACCTGCCCGGCCTGGTGGACGGCCTGCAGGCGCAGGCCATTGCCGAAGCGGCGGTTCAGTCTCTGCAGCGCGGCCAGTTTGTCGCCGTCGACGACTGTCGGTGA
- a CDS encoding Gfo/Idh/MocA family protein yields the protein MFPSQLPTPRRPAAQSIPSLRWGIIGPGWIAERFVHALKTQSRQQVVAVASRSQAKADRVAAEWGIPQAYGRVEEMLARPDIDAVYIATPHNHHFPDGMQALKAGKHVLIEKPFALNLGEGGELQAEAARQGKLALEAMWCDYAPKYDVIRQLLEDGVLGDLHTLLADHGEYFTTDHRIFNADLAGGPMMDLGSYLTSFALMVGGMPQEIVARGRATAEGLNGQTSMLFSWRNGMQGLLNTTLFSNTPGGAVVAGRQATLTIDGQFYAPGGFTLAASQGGQALRWEEPRNRYDQLFWQAEHFAWCIGQGLRDSPLRPLSQVLQNLQVMDEVRRQVGAVFNEER from the coding sequence ATGTTTCCCTCACAATTACCGACCCCGCGCCGCCCGGCGGCGCAGAGCATTCCCTCCCTGCGCTGGGGCATCATCGGTCCGGGCTGGATCGCCGAGCGCTTTGTGCACGCATTGAAAACCCAGAGCCGGCAGCAGGTGGTGGCCGTGGCCTCCCGCAGCCAGGCGAAGGCCGACCGGGTAGCCGCGGAATGGGGGATCCCTCAGGCTTACGGCCGGGTGGAGGAGATGCTGGCGCGTCCGGATATTGATGCGGTCTATATTGCGACGCCGCACAACCATCACTTTCCCGACGGCATGCAGGCGCTGAAGGCGGGCAAACACGTGCTGATAGAGAAGCCCTTCGCGCTCAACCTCGGCGAAGGAGGTGAACTGCAGGCCGAAGCCGCCCGCCAGGGGAAGCTGGCGCTGGAGGCGATGTGGTGCGATTACGCGCCGAAGTATGATGTGATCCGCCAGCTGCTGGAGGATGGGGTACTCGGCGACCTGCATACCCTGCTGGCCGATCACGGCGAGTATTTCACTACCGACCACCGCATCTTTAATGCCGACCTTGCCGGCGGGCCGATGATGGATCTCGGCAGCTATTTGACCTCGTTTGCGCTGATGGTGGGTGGCATGCCGCAGGAGATTGTCGCCCGCGGCCGCGCGACGGCGGAGGGGCTTAACGGCCAGACGTCAATGCTATTCAGCTGGCGGAACGGGATGCAGGGGCTGTTAAACACGACGTTGTTCAGCAACACGCCGGGCGGGGCGGTGGTGGCCGGACGCCAGGCGACCCTGACCATCGACGGTCAGTTTTACGCCCCCGGCGGGTTCACGCTCGCCGCCAGCCAGGGCGGGCAGGCGCTGCGCTGGGAAGAGCCGCGCAATCGCTACGACCAGCTGTTCTGGCAGGCGGAGCATTTTGCCTGGTGCATCGGTCAGGGGCTGCGGGACTCGCCGCTGCGGCCGCTCAGTCAGGTGCTGCAGAATCTGCAGGTGATGGATGAGGTGCGGCGCCAGGTGGGCGCGGTGTTTAACGAAGAACGTTAA
- a CDS encoding Gfo/Idh/MocA family protein, producing the protein MSARLNIGLIGSGFMGQAHADAYRRAAMFYPDLPKRPYLYALADQDQALAERHAVKLGAEKAYGDWRELVNDPLVDVVDITSPNHLHYTMAMAAIAAGKHVYCEKPLAVNEQQAQEMAQAARRAGVKTMVAFNNIKTPAALLAKQLIARGDIGEPVRFRGTFDQGFYNDPNLPWSWRCSKTLGGSGALGDLGAHTLSVAQFLMGGIREVTASAQTCLRQRPVPQTDAGYASRVAADAEWREVENDDQVQCLVNFDSGAAGVIEASRIAAGRIFGVFWEVSGTEGTLYMDGERFNELQVYRFRDDKHDRGFKTLYAGSQIPAYAGFFGFDFGGGGLGYFDVKVMEVHDLVQGICGDDDCYPSFEFGLQNQRVLSAIEASMVSRRWVNVVKD; encoded by the coding sequence ATGAGCGCGCGGTTAAATATTGGTCTTATCGGCTCCGGTTTTATGGGCCAGGCGCACGCCGACGCTTACCGTCGCGCGGCCATGTTCTATCCCGATCTGCCGAAGCGCCCCTATCTTTACGCGCTGGCGGATCAGGATCAGGCTTTGGCTGAACGTCATGCGGTGAAGCTGGGGGCGGAGAAAGCTTACGGTGACTGGCGCGAACTGGTGAACGATCCGCTGGTGGACGTGGTGGATATTACCTCGCCGAACCATCTGCACTACACGATGGCGATGGCGGCGATCGCGGCGGGTAAACATGTCTATTGCGAGAAACCGCTGGCGGTTAACGAGCAGCAGGCGCAGGAGATGGCGCAGGCGGCCCGGCGCGCGGGGGTGAAGACCATGGTGGCCTTTAACAACATTAAAACCCCGGCGGCGCTGCTGGCAAAGCAGCTTATCGCCCGGGGCGATATTGGCGAACCGGTGCGCTTCCGCGGCACCTTTGATCAGGGGTTTTATAACGACCCGAACCTGCCCTGGTCCTGGCGCTGCTCGAAAACCCTCGGCGGCAGCGGGGCGCTTGGCGACCTCGGCGCCCATACCCTGTCCGTCGCCCAGTTTTTGATGGGCGGGATCCGTGAAGTGACCGCCAGCGCGCAAACCTGCCTGCGCCAGCGTCCGGTGCCACAGACCGATGCCGGGTATGCCAGCCGGGTCGCGGCCGATGCCGAGTGGCGGGAAGTGGAAAATGACGATCAGGTTCAGTGCCTGGTCAATTTCGACAGCGGCGCCGCGGGGGTGATTGAGGCTTCGCGCATCGCCGCCGGGCGCATCTTCGGCGTGTTCTGGGAGGTCTCCGGCACCGAAGGCACGCTGTATATGGACGGGGAGCGCTTTAACGAACTGCAGGTGTATCGCTTCCGCGATGACAAACACGACCGCGGCTTTAAAACGCTGTATGCCGGGAGCCAGATCCCGGCCTATGCCGGCTTCTTCGGCTTCGATTTTGGCGGCGGCGGGCTGGGCTATTTTGACGTCAAGGTGATGGAAGTGCATGACCTGGTGCAGGGGATTTGTGGGGACGACGACTGCTATCCCAGCTTTGAATTTGGTTTACAGAATCAGCGCGTGCTGTCGGCGATTGAAGCCTCGATGGTCAGCCGTCGCTGGGTTAACGTGGTTAAGGATTAA